CCAGACGCAACGGCACGGGATTGTGTGCGTTGCCCACGAAGCCGGTAACGCCGGGCGTGTGGCGAACAACACCCCAGGAGGCGTCCGTCAGGTCCATGCGGACCAGAACGTAGCCGGGGATGCGAACACGGTTCACAACCTTGCGCTGGGCGTTTTTGATCTCCACGACTTCTTCCATGGGGACCTGGACTTCGAAGATGAAATCTTCCATGTTCAGCGAGAGGCTGCGTGATTCAAGGTTGACCTTGACACGATTTTCATAGCCGGCGTAGGAGTGGATGACATACCAGTCACCCTCCTGGCGGCGCAGCTTGGCCTTGAACTCCTCGGCCGGATCCACCTCGGGCTCGGCGTCAGCCTCAGTGACGTCAACCTCAGCCTCGGTGACCTCTTCGAGAGCGTCTTGGGGTTCGACGTCGTCCGTGCCAGTGGCGACGGAATCGTCGCCATCTACTGCCTCGGCTGCATCAAGGTCGGCACTGATGGCAGTATCAGCGACCACAGTGTCCAGGTCCTGCTCACTGTAAGTTGCCTCGGGCTCCTGCTCAGACACGAATTTCCTGCTTTCCTTGTGCGTTTCTTAAATGGCTCAAACCGACCCATGCCGTGTTCACAGCGGGGCCGGCCAAAGTTCAGCGTCTACTGCTCGCCACTGACGTTGCCGCCGAAGACCCAAAGCACGGCCTTGCCGAAACCCAGATCCAACACGGTGACAATCGCCATAACGATGACCACGAATACCAGCACGACGGCGGTCATGTTGATCAACTCTTTGCGAGTGGGGGTGACAACCTTTTTCATCTCACCAATGACTTGGCGGAGGAAGATCGCAATGCGAGCGAAGAAACCAGGTCCTGAGGACTTGTTAGTCTTCTTTGCAGAGCGGCCCTTGGAGTTGCTTGCCGAAGTATCGGTCACCAGTGCCTCACTCAATCATTAGTTGGGATGACCCAGCGCTCGTCGTGTGGACAAGCGCGTGTCGCGTGCATTTTATTCGCTAGACGGAGATGGGTTTGGTCCACCTAGAAACCAGTGAACCAAACCCGCTAAGCCTATGCGCAGGGCAGACAGGACTCGAACCTGCAACCTGCGGTTTTGGAGACCGCTGCGCTACCAATTGCGCCACTACCCTATGAAACAAATACCTTGCAGAACCAAAAATTTCCGGTCCCACTGATGCTCTTTGCCATGAATAACTTACCGTCTTGAACAGCTGTTTTCCAAACCAGCGCCAAGGCGTGCACCATCGTGGAGGTTTTGCACCAGTTATTCATTCTACGCATTCTTAGCGCG
This region of Arthrobacter alpinus genomic DNA includes:
- the nusG gene encoding transcription termination/antitermination protein NusG, which translates into the protein MSEQEPEATYSEQDLDTVVADTAISADLDAAEAVDGDDSVATGTDDVEPQDALEEVTEAEVDVTEADAEPEVDPAEEFKAKLRRQEGDWYVIHSYAGYENRVKVNLESRSLSLNMEDFIFEVQVPMEEVVEIKNAQRKVVNRVRIPGYVLVRMDLTDASWGVVRHTPGVTGFVGNAHNPVPLRLDEVFSMLAPIFEEQQAEESGIPLRHDPLDADIDFEVGEAVIVKDGPFETLSATISEIKPETQQLVVLVSIFERETPVTLAFNQVTKI
- the secE gene encoding preprotein translocase subunit SecE, coding for MSEALVTDTSASNSKGRSAKKTNKSSGPGFFARIAIFLRQVIGEMKKVVTPTRKELINMTAVVLVFVVIVMAIVTVLDLGFGKAVLWVFGGNVSGEQ